GGTCATTGAAGACCTGCTGGACATTCTGGCCAAGCCTGAGCGGGTATCCGCCATCATTGGCGACGAACTCACCTCGATCAAGACAGAGTTTGGCCAGCACAAGCTGGGCGCACGCCGCAGCATTATCGAATACAGCGCGCAAGATCTGTCCACAGAAGACCTGATCACTCCCACCGACATGGTGGTGACGCTCAGCCATACCGGCTACATCAAGAGCCAGCCCCTGTCTGAATACCGCGCCCAAAAGCGTGGCGGGCGCGGCAAGCAGGCCACGGCGACCAAGGAAGACGACTGGATTGATCAGCTCTTCATCGCCAATACGCACGACTACATTCTGTGCTTCTCCAACCGAGGCCGCCTGTACTGGCTCAAGGTGTGGGAAGTGCCTGCAGGTTCGCGCGGTTCACGTGGCCGCCCCATCGTCAACATGTTCCCGCTGCAAGACGGCGAGAAGATCAACGTGGTGCTGGCCCTCACAGGCGACATGCGGACCTTCCCGGCTGATCGCTATGTGTTCATGTCCACCAGCATGGGCACAGTCAAGAAGACAGCGCTCGACGAATTCAGCAACCCGCGCAAGGGCGGGATCATTGCCGTGAATCTTGACGATGGCGACTACCTGATCGGCGCTGCGCTGACCGATGGCAAGCACGACGTGATGCTCTTCAGCGACGGCGGCAAGGCGGTGCGCTTTGATGAAAACGATGTGCGCCCGCTGGGCCGTGCAGCACGAGGCGTGCGCGGCATGATGCTGGAAGAAAGTCAGAGCGTGATTGCCATGCTGGTGGCCGAAGACGAGACACAAAGCGTGCTCACCGCCACCGAAAACGGCTACGGCAAGCGCACCAGCATCGTCGAGTACACGCGCCACGGCCGTGGCACCAAGGGGATGATCGCCATCCAGCAAAGCGAGCGCAACGGCAAGGTCGTCGCCGCCACACTGGTGCACGCCGACGACGAGATCATGCTGATCACCGACAAGGGCGTGCTGGTGCGCACCCGGGTGAGCGAGATTCGCGAACTGGGCCGGGCGACACAAGGCGTAACGCTGATTGCCTTGGACGAGGGCTCCAAGCTCAGCGGCCTGCAGCGCATTGTAGAGAACGACGCCAATGTGGCGGAATCCACTGCTGAAGGCGGAGACGATGCCGAAGGCAACCCCACCACCGAGGGCGGTGAAGCCCCAGACGCTTAAGCCCCACCCGATCGCAGACACACCGCAATGTCGGGGCTGCGATTGCTATCAAAATCAGAGCTTCTACCGCTTAATCAGCAAGCGCTGGAAGCTCTTTTTATCACTACCAGATGAACCGCCCCTACAACTTCTCCGCCGGCCCGGCCGCGATTCCCGCCGAAGTCCTTGAACAAGCCGCCAGCGAAATGCTCGACTGGCACGGTAGTGGCATGGGCGTGATGGAGATGAGCCACCGGGGCAAAGAGTTCATCTCGATTTACGAGCAAGCCGAAGCCGACCTGCGCGAGCTGCTGGCAGTGCCCGCCCAATTCAAGATTCTGTTCATGCAAGGCGGCGGCTTGGCAGAGAACGCCATCGTTCCCATGAACCTGTCGCGCGCTGGCACGGTGGACTTTGTGGTGACTGGCAGCTGGAGCCAGAAGTCGCAAAAAGAGGCGCTCAAATACGCCGCCGAATCGCGTGTGGTGGCATCAGGACAAGAATCCAACTTCACCACCCTGCCCGCCCCGGCCACATGGCAGCTCAGCAAGGGCTCCAGCTACGTGCACTTGTGCAGCAACGAGACCATCCATGGCGTCGAGTTTCAAGAACTGCCCGATTTGCAAGCCCTGGGCAGCGATGCACCTTTGGTGATTGATTTCTCTTCCCACGTCGCTTCGCGCAGTGTGGACTGGTCACGCGTGGGCGTGGCCTTTGGTGGCGCGCAAAAGAACCTGGGGCCTGCAGGCCTGACGTTGGTCGTGGTGCGCGAAGACCTGCTGGGCCACGCACTGCCCATTTGCCCCAGCGCATTCGACTACAAGGTGGTGGCAGAAAACCAGTCGATGTACAACACCCCGCCGACCTGGGGCATCTACATGGCTGGCCTGACCTTCCAATGGCTCAAGCGCCAGACCGAAGGTGGCCTGAGCGGCATTGCCGCCATGGAGCAGCGCAACACCGCCAAGGCCGAGCTGCTGTACGGCGCCATCGACAACTCCCAGTTCTACGTAAACAAGGTGGCCGCCAACTGCCGCTCGCGCATGAACATTCCCTTCTTCCTTCGTGACGAAAGCCGCAACGAGGCCTTCCTGACCGGCGCCCGTGAGCGCGGTCTGCTGCAACTCAAGGGCCACAAGTCCGTGGGCGGCATGCGTGCCAGCATCTACAACGCCATGCCCATCGAGGGCGTGCAGGCGCTGGTGACCTACCTGCGAGAATTTGAACAAAAGCACGCCTGAGTGCACGCCACCGACGCCCACCCATGAATACTCCGCAAGCATCCCCCGATCTCGCCAGTCTGCGCGTTCAGATCGACAACATCGACCAGCAACTGCTCACGCTGCTGAACCAGCGTGCGCTGGTGGCCGAGCGGGTGGGCGAAGTCAAGAAGCGCGAAGGCACCCCCTTTTTCCGGCCAGACCGGGTAGCGCAGGTCATTGACAAGATCCAGACCGCCAACCCCGGCCCCCTCAAAGGCGCGCATGTGGCTGCCATCTGGCGCGAAATCATGTCGGCCTGCCTGGCGCTGGAGTCGCCCCAGCGGGTGGCCGTGCTCGGCCCAGAAGGCACGTTCTGCGAGCAAGCGGCCATCGAGTTTTTCGGCGGTGCCGCAGACTTGATGTATTGCGCTAACTTCGACGAAGTCTTCCACGCTACAGCCGCTGGCAGCGCGCAATATGGCGTGGTGGGGGTAGAAAACTCCACCGAAGGCGTAGTGACCCGTTCGCTCGATCTATTCCTGCACACTCCCACGCATGTGGTGGGCGAAGTGAGCCTGCTGGTGCGGCACAACCTGCTGCGCACCAGCAATTCGCTGGACGACATTGAAGTGGTGCTGGCCCACCCCCAGGCGCTGGCGCAATGCCAGTCGTGGCTGACCAAGCACCTGCCGCACGCCGAGCGCCGCCCGGTGTCCAGCAACGCCGAAGGCGCACGCCTGGCGACGACCAACGCGGCCTGGGCAGCCCTGTCCAGCGAGCGCGCGGCCACGCAGTTTGGCCTGCACATCGTGGCGCACGCCATCCAGGACGATGCGTACAACCGCACGCGTTTCGCCATCATCTGCCTGCCCCACACCCTGCAGACGCCACCGCCCTCGAGCAAGGACTGCACCAGCCTGATCGTCTCGGTGCCCAACCAGCCCGGCGCGGTACACGACCTGTTGGTGCCGCTCAAAAAGCACGGCGTGTCCATGACCCGCTTCGAGTCCCGCCCCGCACGCACAGGCCAGTGGGAATACTATTTCTACATTGACCTGGACGGCCACCCGGCCCAGCCCCATGTGGCACGGGCGCTGGAAGAGCTGCGAGGCCTCTGCGCGTTCTACAAAGTGCTGGGGACCTACCCCGTGGCCTCGTGAAGGGCGTTCGCGATGTTTGAACAACTTGGACTGATTGGCTGTGGCCTCATGGGGGGGTCCTTTGCGCTGGCGCTGAAAAAGGCGGGTCTGGTCAAAAGGGTCGTGGGCTATAGCAAGTCCCCCTCCACCACCGACCGCGCACGCCAGATGGGTGTCATCGATGTGGAAGCGCCATCGGCCTTGCTGGCCGTGGCGGGTGCAGACATTGTTCTGGTGGCGGTCCCCGTGTCTGCCACCGAAGCCACCCTCAAGGCCATCAAGCACTTGGTCACGCCCCAAATGTTGGTCATGGACGTGGGCTCCACCAAGGCCGACGTGGTGCAGGCGGCGCGCCGAGCGCTGCGTGACCAGGTGGGTTCTTTCGTGCCCGCGCACCCCATCACCGGGCGCGAAGTGGCCGGCGTAGAGCATGCCGACGCCGAGTTGTACTACGGCCGCCAGGTCATTTTGACCCCTACCGAGCGCACCCTCACCGCGCAATTGGTGCAAGCGCAAGAGGTGTGGCAAGCGATTGGCTGCCGCGTCAGCAGCATGTCACCCGAATCGCATGACACCGCCTTCGCCGCCGTCAGCCATCTGCCCCATCTGCTGGCATTTGCCATGATGAACAGCCTGACCGGGCAGCCCGACGGCGACCAGTTTTTGTCACTGGCAGGCCCAGGGTTTCGCGATTTCACTCGCATTGCCGCTGGCGAACCCAAGATGTGGCGCGACATCATGCTGGCCAATCGTGAAGAGTTGCTGGCGCAATCCAAGGTCTTTCAACAAGCCCTGGCGCAGCTTGAGCAAGCCATTGCCAACGGCAACTCGCAGGCCCTGGAAGACATGCTGACCCTCGCCAGCGAAACCCGCGCCCACTGGCGCATGGGCGCCCAACGCACCTCCAAACCACGCTAAATGTTCACCACTGCCTTTCTGGACCTCCCCGCTCTTGACGCTGCTGGGGGTGAAGTTCTCTTGCCGGGCTCCAAGAGCATTTCCAATCGGGTGCTGCTGCTGGCAGCCTTGAGCCTGGGCACCACCACCGTGCATGACCTGCTGGCGTCAGACGACACACGCGTAATGCTCGACGGTCTGCGCAAGATTGGCTGCGAGGTCGTGGAGGCAGGCAGCACCGTACACATCACAGGCTTGGGCGGCCTCAAGCCGACTTCGCCCACAGCGCTGTTCATGGGCAATGCAGGCACAGCCATGCGCCCACTCACTGCAGCCCTAGCCCTGCTGGGGGGCGAGTTTGAACTCTCCGGCGTACCCCGCATGCACGAGCGCCCCATTGGCGACTTGGTAGACGCCTTGCGCCAGCTCGGCTGCCAAATCGATTACCTCGGCAACCCGGGCTACCCCCCGCTGCGCATCGCCCACGCCCAAGGGGTGCCAGCCCTGGCGCTGCACCAACCCATCCAGGTGCGCGGCGATGTCTCCAGCCAGTTCCTCACGGCGCTGCTCATGGCACTGCCCTTGGTGGCAACCACCCAGGCGGTGCACATTGAGGTTGTGGGGGAGCTGATCTCCAAACCCTACATCGCCATCACCCTGCAGTTGCTGGTGCAGTTCGGCATCCATGTCAGCCACGACAACTGGCAGCGCTTCACCATCCCAGCGGGTAGCCAATACCAGTCGCCCGGCAGCATCCACGTCGAAGCGGATGCATCTTCTGCTAGCTATTTCATAGCACTTGGCGCTATCGCATCAAGCGCTGAAGCCGGAAACAGCATCAAGATCATGGGCGTGGGACTGCACTCCATCCAGGGGGACATCCGCTTTGTGGAAGCGGCCCAGGCCATGGGCGCACAAGTCACCGGCGGCCCCAACTGGCTGCAAGTGCAGCGCGGCACCTGGCCCCTCAAAGCCATTGACCTGGACTGCAACCACATCCCCGACGCCGCCATGACTCTGGCCGTGATGGCCTTGTATGCCGAAGGCACCACCACCCTGCGCAACATTGCCAGCTGGCGTGTGAAGGAAACCGACCGTATCGCCGCCATGGCCAAAGAACTGCGCAAACTGGGCGCCACGGTGCAAGAGGGGGCGGACTACATCCAGGTCACCCCGCCCGCCCACGTGCAGGACTGGAAGGCCGCCAGCATCCACACCTATGACGACCACCGGGTGGCCATGTGCTTCTCGCTGGCCGCCTTCAATCCGGCCAAATTGCCGGTGCGCATTGAAGACCCCAAGTGCGTGGCCAAGACGTTCCCAGAGTACTTCGAGGCCTTCCTGGGCACCACCACGCTGCCCACGGCACGCATCCCGGTGATCTGCATCGACGGCCCCACGGCCTCTGGCAAAGGCACCGTGGCCGCCGAACTGGCCCGCCGCCTGGGCTATGGCTTTCTCGACTCCGGCGCCATGTACCGCATCACGGCCTATGCCGCGTTGCAAGCGGGCCTGCACATTGATGCTGCGCATGAAGCGCAGATTGCCCAACTGGCCCAAACCCTGCCCGTGCGCTTTGACAACGGCCATGTGCTGCTGGGCACCGAAGATGTCACCGAAGCCA
This Acidovorax sp. 106 DNA region includes the following protein-coding sequences:
- the serC gene encoding 3-phosphoserine/phosphohydroxythreonine transaminase, whose protein sequence is MNRPYNFSAGPAAIPAEVLEQAASEMLDWHGSGMGVMEMSHRGKEFISIYEQAEADLRELLAVPAQFKILFMQGGGLAENAIVPMNLSRAGTVDFVVTGSWSQKSQKEALKYAAESRVVASGQESNFTTLPAPATWQLSKGSSYVHLCSNETIHGVEFQELPDLQALGSDAPLVIDFSSHVASRSVDWSRVGVAFGGAQKNLGPAGLTLVVVREDLLGHALPICPSAFDYKVVAENQSMYNTPPTWGIYMAGLTFQWLKRQTEGGLSGIAAMEQRNTAKAELLYGAIDNSQFYVNKVAANCRSRMNIPFFLRDESRNEAFLTGARERGLLQLKGHKSVGGMRASIYNAMPIEGVQALVTYLREFEQKHA
- the pheA gene encoding prephenate dehydratase; translated protein: MNTPQASPDLASLRVQIDNIDQQLLTLLNQRALVAERVGEVKKREGTPFFRPDRVAQVIDKIQTANPGPLKGAHVAAIWREIMSACLALESPQRVAVLGPEGTFCEQAAIEFFGGAADLMYCANFDEVFHATAAGSAQYGVVGVENSTEGVVTRSLDLFLHTPTHVVGEVSLLVRHNLLRTSNSLDDIEVVLAHPQALAQCQSWLTKHLPHAERRPVSSNAEGARLATTNAAWAALSSERAATQFGLHIVAHAIQDDAYNRTRFAIICLPHTLQTPPPSSKDCTSLIVSVPNQPGAVHDLLVPLKKHGVSMTRFESRPARTGQWEYYFYIDLDGHPAQPHVARALEELRGLCAFYKVLGTYPVAS
- a CDS encoding prephenate dehydrogenase/arogenate dehydrogenase family protein yields the protein MFEQLGLIGCGLMGGSFALALKKAGLVKRVVGYSKSPSTTDRARQMGVIDVEAPSALLAVAGADIVLVAVPVSATEATLKAIKHLVTPQMLVMDVGSTKADVVQAARRALRDQVGSFVPAHPITGREVAGVEHADAELYYGRQVILTPTERTLTAQLVQAQEVWQAIGCRVSSMSPESHDTAFAAVSHLPHLLAFAMMNSLTGQPDGDQFLSLAGPGFRDFTRIAAGEPKMWRDIMLANREELLAQSKVFQQALAQLEQAIANGNSQALEDMLTLASETRAHWRMGAQRTSKPR
- a CDS encoding bifunctional 3-phosphoshikimate 1-carboxyvinyltransferase/cytidylate kinase codes for the protein MFTTAFLDLPALDAAGGEVLLPGSKSISNRVLLLAALSLGTTTVHDLLASDDTRVMLDGLRKIGCEVVEAGSTVHITGLGGLKPTSPTALFMGNAGTAMRPLTAALALLGGEFELSGVPRMHERPIGDLVDALRQLGCQIDYLGNPGYPPLRIAHAQGVPALALHQPIQVRGDVSSQFLTALLMALPLVATTQAVHIEVVGELISKPYIAITLQLLVQFGIHVSHDNWQRFTIPAGSQYQSPGSIHVEADASSASYFIALGAIASSAEAGNSIKIMGVGLHSIQGDIRFVEAAQAMGAQVTGGPNWLQVQRGTWPLKAIDLDCNHIPDAAMTLAVMALYAEGTTTLRNIASWRVKETDRIAAMAKELRKLGATVQEGADYIQVTPPAHVQDWKAASIHTYDDHRVAMCFSLAAFNPAKLPVRIEDPKCVAKTFPEYFEAFLGTTTLPTARIPVICIDGPTASGKGTVAAELARRLGYGFLDSGAMYRITAYAALQAGLHIDAAHEAQIAQLAQTLPVRFDNGHVLLGTEDVTEAIRTEEAGMNASRVSALPAVRAALVDLQHSFQRLPGLVADGRDMGTVIFPDAPLKVFLTASAACRAERRHKQLISKGFQANIDDLRADLEARDARDSSRSVAPLKPAQDALVLDNSSLTIEQAVEQVLAWWLERQPFAASAQG